The genomic stretch TTCATTTCAGGACTTGCTCCCATCGACAGTGTAGCAAGGAATAATCCAGCAGCACAGCCAATAAAACCAAAGACCTGTAATTTAATACGACCAACCTTATCAGCTAGTATAACAGCACAAAGCACTCCTACTATTAGGAGGACATCAATAAAAGCTGCCCCCTTTGCCGCAATCATATCATTTTGAATAAGGTCAGCCACGTTGCGGGCATGAACAGCTTTCGCTCCGAGAACAGAGCCAAGAATAGTAGGTGTAAAAATTCCAATTCCGTAAGTACTGAGATCCTGAATAAACCACGGAACCGAAGCAAGGATCGTAGCTTTGATGTTCTTTGGTTTGAATAAATCCGCATAACTCCCAGCTTTGATCTCATCGCCATTACTATCTTTAGTTTCGGGGATGGCTATTTTTATATGGGTCGGATATTTGGGTTCACGGTGAAGCAACCTTCTTAATGCGTCTTCCGCCTCTTCAATACGCCCCTTTGAAACCAGCCAGTGCCCACTGTCAGGAATAAAAAATCGTCCGATAACCACAAGCACTGCGGGAATAATTGCTGTTCCGTACATCCAGCGCCAGGCTGTAAGTTCCGGGTTTTTGTATAAAATAAGATAACCAATAGCAGTACCGAACAATGCGCCAACCGCCTGAAATGCGAATGCACTAAGCACAAGCCTTCCGCGATCCACACTCGGGATACTTTCCGAAATAATCATATGGGCTGTGGGGTAATCGCAACCGAGAGCAAGGCCTACTCCGAAAAGAAAGATCACCAGCATTGTGTAGCTGGTGCTTAAAACCAAAAAGATCAAACAGATTGCAAAAAGAATCATCTCCACGATAAACATTTTCTTTCTGCCATAATGATCCGCAAGGCCGCCAAGAACAGATGCGCCAACCAGAATACCAAATAAAGAGGCCGCACTGACCGCCCCTTTCTCAAATGCTCCAAGATTAAACTCGCGCACAATAAGCGGTAGAGCTACTCCAGTCATAAAAACGACAAGCCCTTCGAAAAATTTACCCGCTGAAGCTAAAAACCAGATTCTCCACTGCATAGCAGTCATAGGTGATGAAGGAGCAACAGTCCCGTCCGCCCAATACGGAGTTTCATCTATATAGTCTTGAACTGTTCTAGCTTCAACTGAATCCGGCACACCAACTTTAGACATATACTTTAGCTCCACACGGGTTAGTTAGACTTATGTCCTTTCCATAACATGTAGATATGTAATTGTCTCGAAATCTTATCCACTTATAATACACTCATCCCGAGATTTTGAGGGACTCATTGCTCTTTCTAAGAGAGATCTTGAATCGGTATAGCACCCAATTTACGCTTATATAGATTTAAGATGAAGCATGAAATATGTTTATTAACTAGAACTAAGTGTTAAGCATAATTGGCCAGACAAACTACAATAGTAGCATATCAGTCATAAAACATTGCAAATCATACAATCAAATTTATTTATTATTTTTAGTTGACCCTATTTATCTTCTCAGCTAGAAAGAAATTGATTTTGACTTTCAACACCAACAAAGGTCGTTCCATTTGGAATGTCTATAATCGAGAATGGTGACAAGCTGCTTGACTAAAAAAGTTAGTATCTTGTCACCTCTGTAAATATTTTTGTCTTTGGAATTAAGATACATTGCTTAATTGAGAATGACTTTCACACTCATTCTTTTGCTAAGCAAAGAACAAAACAGATTTAACATGCGGTGCAAACTGACAGCTGCAGTGGAGACTAAAATGACTAAAAATATAAATCTTTCAGAAATTTGTACAGGCAAGGAGTACTGCGTGATCGGTTTCGAAATTGAATCATCGGAGTATGCGCAAAAATTAAACAAGATGGGTTTTGTAGCCGGAACTCCAATAGCACTAGCGCCCATTAAAATTTCGGACCCCATGGTTTTCCAGATTCGCGGAAGCCGAGTAGCACTAAGAAAACATGAAGCCAAAGAAGTTAAGGTAAAGGAGCTTTAATATGCATATTTTTGAAAAAATCGCCATTGCCGGTGTTCCAAATAGCGGTAAGACCACTCTCTTCAACGCACTTACAGGTTCCAGCCAAAAAGTTGGTAACTGGCCAGGAGTTACTGTAGAAAAAATTGAAGGAACCTTTCCACTGCAAGGAAGTTCTGTAGAGCTTGTTGACTTACCGGGCACTTACAATCTCAGCCCTGACACCGAAGATCAGAAGGTTGCAGAGCGTGTTATTCGTAAAGGGGAATACGATCTGATTCTTAATGTGGTTGATGCAACCAATATTTCCCGCAATCTATTCCTAACAATGGATCTGAAGGAACACACTGATCAAATAATTGTTCTGCTCAACATGCTGGACGTTGCTGAAAAAGAAGGTCTGGAAATAGACATTGATAAAATGAGTAAGGAGCTCGGACTTCCTGTCATTCCTGTAATTGCTGTGGATAAAGAATCAGTAGAAAATGCTGTGGAAGCAATCGAAGAACAAGCTAAACACTTACCCCCACATGATTACCATGCCACCAAGCAGGATGTCATGAACACGGTGAAAAAGTACGCATTCATTGATTCCATTTACGATAAAATCGTCAAAGAAAAAAAGGATCGTAGTCAGAACTTTACTAACAAAGTTGATAGCATTGTTATGAACCGTTTTGCGGCAATTCCTATCTTCCTTGTCTCAATGTTCATTACTTTCTGGTTTGCAATTGGTTTAGGATCAGTCTTTATTGATTTCTTTGATATTATTGCAGGGCTTATCTTTGTAGATATTCCAACCGCAGCACTAGAGAGCATAAGCGCTCCCGAATGGCTAAACGTAGTCATTGCCGGAGGTATTGGTGCTGGAATACAGACCGTAGCGACCTTTATACCTGTCGTATTCTTCATGTTCCTAGCCTTGGCGATTCTCGAAGACTTTGGCTACATGGCTAGAGTTGGCGTAGTTGCAGACCGTTTCATGCGCAAAATTGGTTTACCCGGTTCTGCATTCATCCCCATGGTTGTAGGCTTCGGTTGTACTGTTCCCGCTGTTATGGCGGCAAGAACCCTTACCTCTAAACGCGACCGTTTCATGACTATTTTCATGGCACCATTTATGTCTTGTGGCGCACGCCTGCCTGTATACGCACTATTTTGTGTAGCACTGTTCGGCTCATACTCGGGACTGGCTGTGTTCCTGATTTATCTGTCCGGATTATTTATGGCAATTTTCACAGGATTCCTGCTTAAGAACACATTGTTCAAAGGCGTTCCATCTCACTTTGTAATGGACCTGCCGCTCTACCATACCCCACGCATTAGCGCGGTATTCAAAAGTGCATGGTTACGTTTGAACGGATTTATCAAACGCGCAGGGATTATCGTTGTCAGCGCAGTGTTTGTTCTCAGCATGTTAAATTCTATCGGTATTGAAAACGGCGAAATTTCATTTGGCAATGAAGATTCACAAGCGTCAGTACTTGCTTACGCAGGTAAGTCTATTTCCCCAATATTTAAACCAATGGGGATATCTGAAGAAAACTGGCCTGCATCGGTTGCTCTTTTCACAGGACTTTTCGCAAAAGAAGCAATCGTCGGAACCGTAAACTCTTTATACTCTTCGCTTGATATGCAGGAAGCAGAAGATGGCGGAGCAGTAGAAGAGGAAGAAACCGGACTCGATTTCAGTGGATCAATTGATGAAGCATTTACTTCAATTAAAGATGGCCTTGTTGGAATAGTAAGTTCTTTTGACTTACTAGGAATAGGACTAGTAACCGCAGATAGCGACACGGTATCTGAAGAAATTGGCGCAAGCTCAACTGTTTACAAACATATTGCAGCAAACTTCACAATATTCTCAGCCTTTGCGTACCTGCTCTTCGTGCTCATGTACTTCCCGTGTTTAGCGGTAATAGGAGCAACTAAACAGGAAATGGGATCGTTCTATTCGGCAGTAATGGCGGTATATTGCACAGGACTTGGCTGGTCGGTAGCAACCCTATTCTACCAGATAACTGAAGGCAGGAACGTTTTCTACATAGCTATAGCGCTCACAATCCTCGCCGGAATATACGGAACACTTAAGTATATCGGACAAAAGGAATCTGAAGCGATTCAGGTATTACGACCTTTAAATTTATAAAAATCCTCATAGCCCATACCGAGGAAAGTCCTCTGCCGATTAATTTCGACAGAGGACTTTTCTATAAAAAATATTTATAGCTTTTGATATATCTGAATGCTCTCGCCCCTATGCGTGTTCTGCCGCCATCATATTTCTAAATTGCAAAACAGTCTCTTCGTTAATCCCAGCGCTTTCCAATATTGCCGCAGTGAAACTAACTGGGGCAGTTGGGGGTGCAGTAATAACTCCTTTGTCAGAAACAGCCGAACAACTTTTACGGAAGGAATCAGTACCAGAATACCCTTTTGCATTCTGACTCAGAAAATCAGCATCATTGGATGTGTGAAGAACATCATTCAGAAGCCCTGCTCGCGCAATGGCTAGCGTCCCTCCGCAAATACCTGCAACGGTTCCCCCATTTGAATGGTAGGACTTAAGCAACTCGCTAATATCAGGAGCTTCCGAAGACATCCAAATATTGCCGCCAACTACGACCACCACCGTTGGTGCCCATTCAGCAATTAGCTCAAACCCCTGATTTACTACAGCAACGAGACCTCCAAACGAACGAACTTCTCCTACTTCTGGTGTAAAAAACTGTACATCAAGACCGTAATAAGGACCGCCGGTCCCTGCAATAAGTGCATACTCCCAGTCCGCAAACCCCTGCGTGAGAATAACTGCCACCTTTGTCATAATTACCACCTGTATATTTATAAATTTTATTAAAATTTCACGTTAGATCGCATTATCTAAGCACAGAAAATAGCTACTCGCGGTTAAAGAATGAGTCAATGCATTTGATTATATTAAAAATAAATCTAATACGAAAACTATAAACCTCATCCCATTTCCCCATTCACATTACCTAGAAAATCTTAGATCGATTAATATTCACACCAAAAAAATCCTCCGCACACCAATAGATGTACGGAGGATAATAAATCCAATATCAATCACTTCCCTTTTTACGGTAGAAGCGATCCTCCTGCGTTAAGAGCCAGATCGAATACACCTGCAGGCATCAGCCCTAAAGCTAATACTAAAACAGATAGCAATCCTGCGCCGACTAAGCTGAATGAAGAAGTATCCGGCATCGGAACATCGTCTTCAGCATCCTTGGTGTACGCATGGCGAACAAGGCCAAGATAGTAGTAGATCGAAATCGCGGTATTAATACCTGCGATGATGATCAGCCAGTTATAACCGTGATTCCAACCTGCGGAGAAGAGGAACAGCTTACCCATAAACCCTGCCATTGGTGGCAAGCCTACGAGAGCAAAAGCGCCTACAGCCAGAGCAAAAGCTAAGACTGGAGCACGTTTGTGCAGTCCATCTAAATCCTTAAGTTTCAAATTACGACCATCAACTGCTACCCTGCTAACTACCCAGAAACAAGTCAGGTTCATTGCCACGTATGCAAGAGCATAAAAGCTCGCAGCGGCCAAACCTTCAGCTGTTCCGGCAACC from Maridesulfovibrio frigidus DSM 17176 encodes the following:
- a CDS encoding MFS transporter, translated to MSKVGVPDSVEARTVQDYIDETPYWADGTVAPSSPMTAMQWRIWFLASAGKFFEGLVVFMTGVALPLIVREFNLGAFEKGAVSAASLFGILVGASVLGGLADHYGRKKMFIVEMILFAICLIFLVLSTSYTMLVIFLFGVGLALGCDYPTAHMIISESIPSVDRGRLVLSAFAFQAVGALFGTAIGYLILYKNPELTAWRWMYGTAIIPAVLVVIGRFFIPDSGHWLVSKGRIEEAEDALRRLLHREPKYPTHIKIAIPETKDSNGDEIKAGSYADLFKPKNIKATILASVPWFIQDLSTYGIGIFTPTILGSVLGAKAVHARNVADLIQNDMIAAKGAAFIDVLLIVGVLCAVILADKVGRIKLQVFGFIGCAAGLFLATLSMGASPEMKMAYLFSGFMLFSFMTNVGPNAITYLIAGEVFPTKIRGKGAGFAASFAKIGAVATAFFFPFLLKDFGTEAILYFLVVCSLLGAVVTWFFRIETSGMNLEDLE
- the feoB gene encoding ferrous iron transport protein B, encoding MHIFEKIAIAGVPNSGKTTLFNALTGSSQKVGNWPGVTVEKIEGTFPLQGSSVELVDLPGTYNLSPDTEDQKVAERVIRKGEYDLILNVVDATNISRNLFLTMDLKEHTDQIIVLLNMLDVAEKEGLEIDIDKMSKELGLPVIPVIAVDKESVENAVEAIEEQAKHLPPHDYHATKQDVMNTVKKYAFIDSIYDKIVKEKKDRSQNFTNKVDSIVMNRFAAIPIFLVSMFITFWFAIGLGSVFIDFFDIIAGLIFVDIPTAALESISAPEWLNVVIAGGIGAGIQTVATFIPVVFFMFLALAILEDFGYMARVGVVADRFMRKIGLPGSAFIPMVVGFGCTVPAVMAARTLTSKRDRFMTIFMAPFMSCGARLPVYALFCVALFGSYSGLAVFLIYLSGLFMAIFTGFLLKNTLFKGVPSHFVMDLPLYHTPRISAVFKSAWLRLNGFIKRAGIIVVSAVFVLSMLNSIGIENGEISFGNEDSQASVLAYAGKSISPIFKPMGISEENWPASVALFTGLFAKEAIVGTVNSLYSSLDMQEAEDGGAVEEEETGLDFSGSIDEAFTSIKDGLVGIVSSFDLLGIGLVTADSDTVSEEIGASSTVYKHIAANFTIFSAFAYLLFVLMYFPCLAVIGATKQEMGSFYSAVMAVYCTGLGWSVATLFYQITEGRNVFYIAIALTILAGIYGTLKYIGQKESEAIQVLRPLNL
- a CDS encoding FeoA family protein; the encoded protein is MTKNINLSEICTGKEYCVIGFEIESSEYAQKLNKMGFVAGTPIALAPIKISDPMVFQIRGSRVALRKHEAKEVKVKEL
- a CDS encoding DJ-1/PfpI family protein, yielding MTKVAVILTQGFADWEYALIAGTGGPYYGLDVQFFTPEVGEVRSFGGLVAVVNQGFELIAEWAPTVVVVVGGNIWMSSEAPDISELLKSYHSNGGTVAGICGGTLAIARAGLLNDVLHTSNDADFLSQNAKGYSGTDSFRKSCSAVSDKGVITAPPTAPVSFTAAILESAGINEETVLQFRNMMAAEHA